From the Flavobacterium galactosidilyticum genome, one window contains:
- a CDS encoding sensor histidine kinase translates to MIILILMASVILASISIIQFKNEAKEYHQERLERNENAVKQHINFILSTTTYPLTSGNLDLIFKDKIHELAHIHNVEINIYSLDGKLLKSSKESFSVDKVAPPIPKYILKLVRSSIEKRYVDIKTIDGKKNRSAFSQIKDDKFKPLGILNLPYVEDDGYYENELKSFLIRLGQVYSFMLIMAFALAYFLSSYITKSLKTISDKLSETSLSQKNEKIVLEASSKEINLLINSYNAMVDELEKSALKLAQSEREEAWREMAKQVAHEIKNPLTPMRLTVQSFQRKFDPSDPNVKQKMHDYSETLIQQIDTMTAVASAFSNFASMPAQQNETLNVVEVVELAMDIFNEEYIEVISESPEIISIIDRTQLIRIITNLAKNAIQSIPEEQEHKSVRVRIKKEDNNVLITFSDNGIGIQSKDIARIFEPKFTTKTSGMGLGLGIIRNIIENYKGTITFISELGKGTTFTVTLPIINT, encoded by the coding sequence ATGATCATTTTGATATTGATGGCATCTGTTATTTTAGCATCTATTTCTATTATCCAATTTAAAAATGAAGCTAAGGAATACCATCAAGAGCGTCTGGAACGTAATGAAAACGCGGTAAAACAACATATCAACTTCATACTTTCCACAACTACTTATCCGCTTACTTCTGGAAATTTAGATTTAATTTTCAAAGACAAAATTCATGAGCTTGCACATATTCATAACGTAGAAATCAATATTTATAGTCTAGATGGGAAGTTATTAAAATCCTCTAAAGAATCTTTTTCAGTTGATAAAGTAGCACCACCAATTCCAAAGTACATTCTGAAACTCGTGCGCTCTTCTATTGAAAAAAGATACGTCGACATCAAAACTATTGATGGTAAAAAGAATCGTTCGGCTTTTAGCCAAATCAAAGATGATAAATTTAAACCCCTAGGAATTCTTAACTTACCTTATGTTGAGGATGACGGTTATTATGAAAATGAATTGAAAAGCTTTCTAATTCGCTTAGGCCAAGTGTATTCATTCATGTTAATTATGGCTTTTGCTTTAGCGTATTTCCTTTCGTCATACATCACAAAGTCTCTAAAAACCATTTCAGACAAATTAAGCGAAACGAGTTTAAGTCAAAAAAACGAGAAAATCGTATTAGAAGCCAGCAGCAAAGAGATTAATCTATTGATTAATTCGTACAACGCAATGGTCGATGAATTAGAGAAAAGTGCCTTAAAATTAGCCCAAAGCGAACGTGAGGAAGCTTGGCGCGAAATGGCGAAACAAGTAGCACACGAAATTAAAAATCCGCTTACGCCAATGCGACTAACAGTTCAGAGTTTTCAGAGGAAATTTGACCCAAGTGATCCAAATGTCAAACAGAAAATGCACGATTACTCTGAAACTTTAATTCAGCAAATTGACACAATGACTGCCGTTGCATCTGCATTTTCGAATTTTGCTTCGATGCCAGCGCAACAAAATGAAACCTTAAACGTAGTTGAAGTGGTAGAGCTAGCGATGGATATTTTTAATGAAGAATATATAGAAGTTATCAGCGAATCACCAGAAATTATTTCGATAATTGACCGTACACAACTCATCCGAATTATTACGAATTTAGCTAAAAACGCGATACAGTCTATTCCAGAAGAGCAGGAACACAAATCAGTTCGTGTCCGAATTAAAAAAGAAGACAATAATGTATTAATTACTTTTTCAGATAATGGAATTGGAATTCAATCAAAAGATATAGCTCGAATATTCGAACCGAAATTTACAACTAAAACAAGCGGAATGGGCCTTGGTCTCGGAATTATTAGAAACATCATTGAAAATTATAAAGGAACAATTACCTTTATATCTGAACTGGGAAAAGGAACCACTTTTACGGTTACACTTCCCATAATTAACACCTAA
- a CDS encoding four helix bundle protein translates to MRRSSRSVCANSAETYRNRDYATHFDSKLTDCDAENSETHIWLEFCFACDYISEETFILFCKENKEVGKLINYMIRNPNKFGVKTND, encoded by the coding sequence ATAAGAAGATCTTCTCGAAGTGTTTGTGCAAATAGTGCAGAGACTTATAGAAACAGAGATTATGCCACACATTTTGACAGCAAACTAACTGATTGTGATGCTGAAAATTCAGAAACACATATTTGGCTGGAGTTTTGTTTTGCGTGCGACTATATTTCTGAAGAAACATTTATTCTTTTCTGTAAAGAAAACAAAGAGGTGGGAAAGCTTATAAATTACATGATTCGAAATCCAAATAAATTTGGAGTAAAAACAAATGATTAA
- a CDS encoding CopD family protein codes for MEYYNYLKSLHLIFVITWFAGLFYIVRLFVYQIEANEKPSPEKEILQKQYKVMTYRLWYIITWPSAVLASIFAYWMLFFTDLGQSWLQQPWMHVKLSFVFALYLYHWKCHLIFKELQNDEVKYSTNYMRLWNEGATIILFAVVFLVILKNAVNWIYGVIGIFAFSILIMLGFKFYKRIREKK; via the coding sequence ATGGAATATTATAATTACTTAAAATCCTTACACCTTATCTTTGTTATTACCTGGTTTGCAGGATTGTTTTATATCGTTAGGCTATTTGTGTACCAAATAGAGGCTAACGAGAAACCATCTCCAGAGAAAGAAATTTTACAAAAACAGTACAAAGTAATGACCTATCGTCTTTGGTACATTATCACCTGGCCGTCAGCAGTTTTAGCTAGTATTTTTGCGTATTGGATGTTGTTTTTTACTGATTTAGGTCAATCCTGGTTACAGCAACCTTGGATGCATGTAAAACTTAGCTTCGTATTTGCGCTCTATTTATACCATTGGAAATGCCACTTAATATTCAAGGAATTACAAAACGACGAGGTAAAATACTCCACAAATTATATGCGTTTGTGGAATGAAGGCGCAACCATTATTCTTTTTGCAGTAGTATTTTTAGTAATTTTAAAAAATGCCGTAAACTGGATTTATGGAGTTATTGGAATTTTTGCATTTTCGATTTTAATTATGTTAGGATTTAAATTTTATAAAAGAATTAGAGAGAAGAAGTAG
- a CDS encoding MATE family efflux transporter, translating into MAVTAEDLGSQDIRKLLIKQAVPSSIGVLFMSVNILIDTIFVGQWIGSLAIAAVTVVLPITFLISSLGMAIGVGGGSVLSRALGANDTEKAKNTFANQIMMTLLLSLIFVILGIFFSDEMLALFGAEGAIIKPAEEFFFPIIISVPFLGLCMMGNNIIRAEGKAKFAMVAMIIPAFINIILDVVFIKFMNLGLFGAALATALSYFSCFLFVLWFFLYRSELKLTAKYFKFKLPIVKEISELSFVTFSRQGVVSILSIILNHTLYTYGGEHSVAIYGIISRMLMFAVFPILGITQGFLPIAGYNYGAGNHQRVKESVVLSIKYAAFLATVIFIFILIFAKSIVTVFTTDELVIAQTPDALRWVFAASPIIAIQLIGAAYFQAAGNAKKALLLTLSKQGFFLIPLVLILPKFLGIFGVWIAFPIADVLSTILTGYFLKKEMKIKMIQTTDGIL; encoded by the coding sequence ATGGCTGTTACCGCCGAGGATTTAGGAAGCCAAGATATTAGAAAACTGCTGATAAAACAAGCAGTTCCATCCTCTATTGGTGTTCTGTTCATGTCCGTCAATATTTTGATTGACACTATTTTTGTCGGACAATGGATTGGTTCTCTTGCCATTGCGGCGGTAACGGTAGTTTTGCCCATTACTTTTTTAATTTCATCTTTAGGAATGGCGATTGGTGTGGGAGGTGGCTCTGTACTCTCCAGAGCTTTAGGTGCAAATGATACCGAAAAAGCTAAAAATACTTTTGCTAATCAAATCATGATGACACTTTTATTGTCATTAATCTTTGTGATTCTTGGTATCTTTTTTAGTGACGAGATGTTAGCGCTATTTGGCGCTGAAGGAGCGATAATAAAACCCGCTGAGGAATTCTTCTTCCCTATTATTATTAGCGTTCCATTTCTAGGGCTTTGTATGATGGGTAACAACATTATTCGTGCTGAAGGCAAAGCTAAATTTGCTATGGTTGCCATGATTATTCCCGCTTTTATAAATATTATACTCGATGTTGTTTTTATAAAATTTATGAATTTAGGCTTATTTGGCGCTGCTTTAGCAACAGCACTTTCCTATTTCTCTTGCTTCTTATTCGTACTATGGTTTTTTCTTTACAGAAGCGAATTAAAATTAACTGCAAAATATTTTAAATTCAAATTGCCTATTGTCAAGGAAATCTCAGAACTAAGCTTTGTTACTTTTTCAAGACAAGGCGTTGTGAGCATTTTATCGATCATACTAAACCATACCTTATATACTTACGGCGGCGAGCATTCAGTAGCTATTTACGGAATTATCAGTAGGATGTTAATGTTTGCTGTGTTCCCTATTTTAGGAATTACTCAAGGATTTCTACCAATTGCAGGATATAATTATGGCGCAGGAAATCATCAAAGAGTTAAGGAAAGTGTTGTACTCTCTATAAAATATGCCGCTTTTCTAGCTACAGTAATTTTTATCTTTATTTTAATTTTTGCTAAATCTATAGTTACCGTATTTACTACAGATGAGCTAGTAATAGCTCAAACTCCTGACGCATTACGATGGGTATTCGCTGCGTCTCCTATTATTGCTATCCAATTAATAGGTGCAGCTTATTTTCAAGCAGCTGGAAATGCAAAAAAAGCGTTACTTTTGACTTTAAGCAAACAAGGGTTTTTCCTAATCCCTTTAGTATTAATTCTACCAAAATTTTTAGGTATTTTTGGAGTGTGGATTGCATTCCCAATAGCCGATGTATTATCTACCATATTGACTGGCTATTTTCTAAAAAAAGAAATGAAAATAAAAATGATTCAAACTACCGATGGAATATTATAA
- the hemH gene encoding ferrochelatase produces the protein MKGVLLVNLGSPESPTAKDVKPYLDEFLMDKYVIDVPFLLRALLVRGIILQTRPKKSAAAYAKIWWDEGSPLVVISKRMHEKVKQLVDVPVALAMRYGNPSLLSGLQELHDKGVNEVMLFPLYPQHAMASTTTILELAEDLRKKHFPEMKFTIVPAFYNKSDYIKNLADSIKGHLQGYDYDHLLFSYHGIPERHIRKTDITKSHCKIDGSCCNTPSPAHEFCYRHQCYETTKQVVKLLGIPEGKYSQTFQSRLAGDKWLTPYTDVEVNKMPEKGIKKLAVVTPAFVSDCLETLEEIAMEANHEFKAHGGEEFLAIPCLNDSDDWCQTVGNWITTWSNTSSSIKPNAEKINA, from the coding sequence ATGAAAGGCGTATTATTAGTAAATTTAGGATCTCCAGAAAGTCCGACAGCAAAGGATGTAAAACCTTATTTAGATGAATTTTTAATGGACAAATACGTTATCGACGTACCGTTTTTGTTGAGAGCATTATTAGTTCGTGGAATCATTCTTCAAACAAGGCCTAAAAAGTCTGCCGCAGCTTACGCCAAAATTTGGTGGGATGAAGGTTCGCCACTTGTCGTTATTTCTAAAAGAATGCACGAAAAAGTAAAACAATTAGTTGATGTGCCAGTTGCACTAGCGATGCGTTACGGAAATCCTTCTCTTTTATCTGGTTTACAAGAATTGCATGATAAAGGTGTAAATGAAGTGATGTTATTTCCTTTGTACCCGCAACATGCCATGGCTTCTACTACTACAATTTTAGAACTAGCTGAAGATTTACGTAAAAAACATTTTCCAGAAATGAAATTTACTATCGTTCCAGCTTTTTATAACAAATCAGATTACATCAAAAATCTTGCTGATTCGATCAAAGGCCACTTACAAGGTTATGATTATGATCATTTATTATTCTCATATCACGGAATTCCGGAGCGTCACATTCGTAAAACAGATATTACTAAGTCTCATTGTAAAATTGACGGTTCTTGTTGTAATACTCCATCACCTGCGCATGAGTTTTGTTACCGTCACCAATGTTATGAAACAACAAAACAGGTCGTTAAACTACTTGGAATTCCAGAAGGAAAATACAGCCAAACATTTCAATCGCGCTTAGCGGGTGACAAATGGTTAACACCTTACACTGATGTTGAAGTAAACAAAATGCCTGAAAAAGGAATTAAAAAACTAGCTGTTGTAACTCCTGCTTTTGTATCCGATTGTTTAGAAACACTAGAAGAAATTGCTATGGAAGCTAATCATGAATTTAAAGCACACGGTGGTGAAGAATTTTTAGCTATTCCTTGTTTAAATGATAGCGATGACTGGTGTCAAACAGTTGGTAACTGGATAACAACATGGTCAAACACTTCCTCATCTATTAAACCTAATGCTGAAAAAATAAACGCATAA
- a CDS encoding AraC family transcriptional regulator, producing the protein MEEEIKIDDDFILIRFQNNTDEVAVFQRPIQLGLIQFHFGLKGSANYNFNQGNYSLKLKEEKALLFYNTEKELPLNVEIDPKTWLISIFVSIKKFHGLFTTDAENIPFLSKENKEKKYYNESDISPSMAIVLNQMFHYNLNPSIKNLYYKGKGYELLSLYFNRTEDPNAEQCPFLIDEENVMKIRKAKEIIIANMSEPPGLQELADEIGLNLKKLKMGFKQIYGDTVYGFLFDYKMDAARKLLDSGSYNVNEVGLKIGYSTGSHFIAAFKKKYGTTPKKYLMSINTNV; encoded by the coding sequence ATGGAGGAAGAAATAAAAATTGACGATGATTTTATTTTAATTCGTTTTCAAAATAACACTGATGAAGTTGCTGTTTTTCAGCGTCCGATACAATTAGGGTTGATACAATTTCATTTTGGCTTAAAGGGAAGTGCTAATTACAATTTCAATCAGGGAAATTATAGTTTAAAACTAAAAGAGGAAAAAGCTTTATTGTTTTATAATACTGAGAAAGAACTTCCGCTAAATGTTGAAATTGATCCAAAAACCTGGTTGATTTCAATATTTGTTTCTATCAAAAAATTTCATGGACTCTTTACTACAGATGCTGAGAATATCCCATTTTTAAGCAAGGAAAACAAAGAAAAGAAGTATTACAACGAGAGTGATATTAGTCCATCAATGGCAATTGTTTTGAACCAAATGTTTCATTACAACCTAAATCCATCTATTAAAAACCTTTATTACAAAGGAAAAGGATACGAATTATTAAGTTTATATTTCAATAGAACTGAGGATCCAAATGCCGAGCAATGTCCTTTCTTGATCGATGAAGAAAACGTGATGAAAATCAGAAAAGCAAAGGAAATCATCATAGCTAACATGTCTGAACCACCAGGATTACAGGAATTAGCAGATGAAATTGGTTTGAATTTGAAAAAGCTAAAAATGGGTTTCAAACAAATTTATGGCGATACCGTTTATGGATTTCTATTTGATTACAAGATGGATGCTGCTCGAAAACTACTTGATAGCGGTTCCTACAATGTAAATGAGGTGGGTTTAAAAATAGGCTATAGTACAGGAAGCCACTTTATTGCAGCTTTTAAAAAGAAATACGGCACAACACCAAAAAAATATTTGATGTCTATAAATACTAATGTTTAA
- a CDS encoding YceI family protein: protein MKKIIIVALLYISNISFAQEKIISKSSIVTFEASVPAFEEVKAVNNNATLVLNPVTGEIASLVLMKGFRFKIALMEEHFNENYVESDRFPKAIFKGKIEGLDTSLLTSTPKDFVLNGKLEIHGKSVPVKTIAKISKSASGINLNANFPVNASDFNIAIPSVVKNKVSNKINIQVASVLK from the coding sequence ATGAAAAAGATTATAATCGTAGCGCTACTTTATATATCAAACATCAGTTTTGCACAGGAAAAAATAATTAGCAAATCCTCAATAGTAACTTTTGAAGCTTCTGTACCAGCTTTTGAAGAAGTTAAAGCAGTTAACAATAATGCAACGCTAGTTTTAAATCCAGTAACAGGCGAAATAGCAAGTCTAGTTTTAATGAAAGGTTTCCGATTTAAAATTGCTTTAATGGAAGAACATTTTAATGAAAATTACGTTGAAAGTGACCGTTTCCCAAAAGCGATTTTTAAAGGAAAAATTGAAGGTTTAGACACTTCATTATTAACCTCAACACCAAAAGATTTTGTGTTGAACGGCAAGCTCGAAATTCATGGAAAATCTGTGCCCGTAAAAACAATTGCTAAAATTAGTAAATCCGCTTCAGGAATTAATCTAAACGCTAACTTCCCAGTGAATGCAAGCGATTTTAATATCGCTATTCCATCGGTAGTAAAGAACAAAGTTTCTAACAAAATCAATATTCAAGTAGCATCTGTTTTAAAATAA
- a CDS encoding DUF5777 family beta-barrel protein, with the protein MKKLFLLLFLLPLLSHSQTDLLSGIDTVATNQKVVSAFKGLKIVNLESTKLAAKGDLYFIVAHRFGSVKDGFEGFFGLDNANTQIKFVYGLKEWLTISAARSELAYDFSTKYTLLSQVKDGFPVTIAGFTSLAINNTLKESLYPKLTFDNRLTYVGQLLISRKYSDKLSLEIAPTIFHENFNENPIQDNTQYAIGFGGRYKLSKRWSLNIDYAAHLNRGSNSVFKNPLSIGFDLETGGHVFQMHFTSSQGIHEAGYLGQTTGDWAKGDVFFGFNLLRAF; encoded by the coding sequence ATGAAAAAATTATTCCTACTCTTATTTTTACTTCCATTATTAAGTCACTCACAAACCGATTTATTATCTGGAATAGATACTGTTGCTACAAATCAAAAAGTTGTTTCTGCTTTTAAAGGTTTAAAAATTGTAAATCTCGAATCGACAAAACTTGCTGCAAAAGGCGATTTGTATTTTATTGTAGCCCACAGATTTGGCTCCGTAAAAGATGGCTTTGAAGGTTTTTTTGGTTTAGATAATGCAAATACCCAAATAAAATTTGTTTACGGGCTGAAAGAGTGGTTAACGATTAGTGCTGCCAGAAGTGAGTTAGCTTATGATTTTTCTACTAAATACACTTTACTTAGCCAAGTAAAAGATGGTTTTCCGGTTACAATAGCTGGTTTTACTAGTTTAGCAATCAATAATACACTGAAAGAAAGCTTGTATCCAAAATTGACATTTGATAATCGCTTAACTTATGTAGGACAGTTGTTAATTTCGAGAAAATATTCAGATAAGCTATCTTTAGAAATTGCACCTACCATTTTCCATGAAAATTTTAACGAAAATCCAATTCAGGATAACACCCAATATGCAATAGGTTTTGGAGGGAGATATAAATTATCAAAACGCTGGTCGCTTAATATAGATTATGCAGCTCATTTAAACCGCGGATCAAATTCAGTATTCAAGAATCCATTATCTATAGGATTCGATTTAGAAACTGGAGGACATGTTTTTCAAATGCATTTTACCAGTTCACAAGGAATTCACGAAGCGGGATACTTAGGTCAAACAACTGGTGACTGGGCTAAAGGGGATGTTTTCTTTGGCTTCAATCTACTTAGAGCTTTTTAA